A window from Leptospira meyeri encodes these proteins:
- a CDS encoding LIC_11026 family protein gives MNPILKVSLGIAKTKTFRGLFVLFLLYKSLFNAFTADLIVPKLVSRFTLGKMEGNFRSFSLFFGIEIEDFRLYPGAPFESQPIVEAKRLCLRYNLPLLVFGKLKISEIGMQNGKIQIEESLGHWNFVSLLKQNKAEKQEPAPESKTPLKEIKTYLPLQASVYINMDAVEFQLKRDTGRLHFFSVQDISLQTELETNRFTSIPFDLSALNQIDHILLSLNASKPIPLDLDSTELRWKQTVPFSLRFEWDRTVSPEMFLFTTDIGKDDILLEVRKKPVQLGLRLLSDIHYDNQLDQIRLNQLDLRVLGQSWLSFSGSILDVSKEKPKVDIAVVQSNMQLTVLQRSLDQLSGIIPEMKLSGDLSLEGTGIRGDWQNAEANLKLKANQLFLKMGKSKAHSISSALIDIGSRLNFADTKLQTAEKPFPYVNTFVMAPSHINYNGASLSFFGDYSEPKGLSLHLSTDKLQLGEYISNLGGKLKMEADVLGDSFATLSIQTNAKIDGFRYQLDRSRSPSSLLGLSLNADLLFDRPFGLSEIKITNLRLDQKTITGNKALELDLKGNVQLGSHLSANLAPLSLNVYTSNLLLVLPLVLKEKVSPLQNLLGNHPKLKLNARYSGSETSKQIKADLGAELPGLEMKDLKLVTDLSLSGNDTNEILIKTLKMNAFGGIFNLAASGKLGKTGKPKPPLGPYFGNLDLSFGLVSATKEYLTKGISFQGDLGLNLKIRDYDITGEFHSKVPVIAYNNQKCPGEHCKAYLLEEVIAKIPIQHNLARNVEDSLIVGDKSIFIKNYGRNQPANLTIGHVLGTHPSIPNLPFEYVKRQKDGPGLTASIEYKENYANIESLRSYSLDGLVLGKNMVFNLGNLDPKSMEFRGNFLIRDIDLKQLMAPKVRDKIDDGKLKADLNISVRDLSEPVANLDLFFSIFQIGRDFGKSALNVISPQNFIIDRITDSYTINKIDVSLSKGLVYADVYFNRSLLSLLVNLEDGKISQQRMPLANFLKRAQSEIQTYQE, from the coding sequence ATGAATCCAATCCTGAAGGTAAGTTTAGGAATCGCCAAAACAAAAACCTTTCGTGGACTTTTTGTCCTTTTCCTACTTTATAAATCTTTATTCAATGCCTTCACAGCGGATCTAATTGTTCCCAAACTTGTATCTCGTTTTACATTGGGAAAAATGGAGGGGAACTTTCGTAGTTTTTCTCTGTTTTTCGGGATTGAGATAGAGGACTTTCGACTCTATCCAGGCGCTCCCTTTGAAAGCCAACCCATTGTGGAAGCAAAACGACTTTGCCTTCGTTACAACCTTCCTCTTTTGGTTTTTGGAAAACTTAAAATCTCTGAAATTGGTATGCAGAATGGAAAAATCCAAATTGAAGAAAGTTTGGGCCACTGGAATTTTGTTTCTCTCCTAAAACAAAACAAAGCAGAAAAGCAGGAACCTGCTCCGGAATCAAAAACGCCACTAAAAGAAATCAAAACCTATCTTCCGTTACAGGCAAGTGTCTACATCAATATGGATGCGGTCGAATTTCAACTAAAACGAGATACAGGTCGCTTACATTTTTTTTCTGTCCAAGATATTTCTTTGCAAACGGAATTGGAGACCAATCGATTCACATCGATTCCATTTGATCTTTCCGCACTCAATCAAATCGATCATATTCTCCTCTCTCTGAATGCCTCCAAACCAATTCCACTGGATTTAGATTCAACAGAGTTACGATGGAAACAAACAGTTCCTTTTTCTTTACGATTTGAATGGGACCGGACAGTGTCTCCCGAAATGTTTTTGTTCACAACAGACATTGGTAAGGATGATATTTTACTAGAAGTTCGGAAAAAACCAGTTCAGTTAGGCTTACGTCTGTTATCTGATATTCATTATGATAACCAATTGGATCAGATTAGATTGAACCAGTTGGATCTGAGAGTCCTTGGTCAATCTTGGCTTAGTTTTTCTGGTTCCATTTTGGATGTTTCAAAGGAAAAACCTAAAGTTGACATTGCGGTTGTACAATCCAATATGCAACTCACAGTTTTACAAAGATCACTGGATCAATTATCTGGGATTATCCCAGAAATGAAATTGTCAGGAGATCTTTCTCTGGAAGGTACAGGCATTCGTGGAGATTGGCAAAATGCAGAAGCAAATTTAAAACTAAAAGCAAATCAGTTATTCTTGAAGATGGGAAAATCCAAAGCCCATTCGATTTCTTCTGCATTAATCGACATTGGATCCCGATTGAATTTTGCCGATACCAAACTTCAAACTGCTGAGAAACCTTTCCCTTACGTAAATACCTTCGTCATGGCCCCTTCTCATATCAATTATAACGGAGCCTCGTTATCATTCTTTGGTGATTATTCGGAACCAAAAGGATTAAGCCTTCATTTAAGCACAGATAAACTTCAGTTAGGTGAATATATCTCAAACTTAGGTGGAAAACTGAAAATGGAGGCTGATGTTTTAGGAGATTCATTTGCAACACTTTCCATTCAGACAAATGCAAAAATTGACGGTTTCCGTTACCAGTTGGATCGTTCTCGTTCTCCTTCTTCTTTACTCGGCCTTAGTCTAAATGCAGATTTACTTTTTGATCGACCCTTTGGATTATCGGAAATCAAAATTACCAACTTAAGGCTCGATCAAAAAACCATCACAGGTAACAAAGCGTTGGAATTGGACCTAAAAGGGAATGTACAACTGGGTTCCCACCTTTCGGCAAACTTAGCTCCATTAAGTTTAAACGTATATACATCTAATCTTTTGCTTGTCCTTCCTTTGGTATTAAAAGAGAAAGTATCTCCGCTCCAAAATCTATTAGGAAATCATCCAAAATTAAAACTGAATGCTCGTTATTCTGGATCAGAGACTTCAAAACAAATTAAAGCAGACTTAGGTGCAGAATTACCTGGATTGGAAATGAAAGATTTGAAATTGGTTACGGATCTTTCTCTTTCTGGAAACGATACAAACGAAATTTTAATCAAAACTTTAAAAATGAATGCCTTCGGTGGTATTTTTAATTTAGCAGCAAGCGGTAAGTTAGGAAAAACGGGAAAACCAAAACCACCGTTAGGTCCTTATTTTGGCAATTTAGATTTATCTTTTGGTCTTGTATCCGCAACTAAAGAGTATCTAACCAAAGGAATTAGTTTTCAGGGAGATCTGGGGCTAAATTTAAAAATTCGTGATTATGATATTACTGGTGAATTCCATTCTAAAGTCCCGGTGATTGCTTATAACAATCAAAAATGTCCTGGGGAACATTGCAAAGCATACCTTTTGGAAGAAGTAATCGCAAAAATTCCAATCCAACATAACCTCGCACGTAATGTTGAAGATAGTTTGATTGTTGGTGATAAATCAATATTTATAAAAAACTATGGAAGAAACCAACCTGCTAACCTAACAATTGGACATGTCCTCGGAACACATCCCAGTATACCAAATTTACCATTTGAGTATGTGAAACGGCAAAAAGACGGACCAGGTCTTACTGCTTCCATTGAATATAAAGAAAATTATGCGAACATAGAATCCTTACGATCCTATTCTCTGGATGGATTGGTTCTTGGAAAAAACATGGTCTTTAACTTAGGAAATCTGGATCCTAAATCAATGGAATTTCGGGGAAATTTTCTAATAAGAGATATTGATTTAAAACAATTGATGGCTCCCAAAGTTCGAGATAAAATTGATGATGGAAAACTAAAAGCAGATCTTAACATATCGGTAAGAGATTTGAGTGAACCTGTAGCCAACCTGGATTTGTTTTTTTCCATTTTCCAAATTGGACGTGATTTTGGGAAAAGCGCTTTAAATGTTATTTCTCCGCAAAATTTCATTATTGATCGTATAACAGATAGCTATACGATCAATAAAATAGATGTGTCTTTGTCCAAGGGATTGGTTTACGCAGATGTATATTTTAATCGATCTCTGTTATCTTTGCTGGTAAATTTAGAAGATGGTAAAATTTCTCAACAGAGAATGCCTCTGGCAAATTTTTTGAAACGAGCACAAAGCGAAATCCAAACATACCAAGAGTGA
- a CDS encoding PAS domain-containing hybrid sensor histidine kinase/response regulator, whose amino-acid sequence MENLIPSEVYSSLILQYLYDAVIVTDMEFRIINWNLAAERIYGFTAKEVIGQSTVSILKTEQNETTREGRISELQTKGIWQGEVYQYNKNLQKLKIRSAASFLKDKSGQTIGLIAINRDITEESKFQEELADREERFRMSFDNAGVGVCLLDLDGRFVRVNKKLESMLGYESYELIGRRSNEFAYEEDKQVFDSFRELALSGSKENMIYEKRFFSKNQNILWVEISNTLVKDRSGKPSYFVVHLNDITDRKNAELHLLNAKKEAERANQAKSEFVANMSHEIRTPLNGVIGFNELLLTTNLTSDQREYVQNAISSAHGLLGIINDILDFSKIEAGKLVLNEVTSSLEQIINDSLGVLKWKANEKGIDLKLEVGLELPKIILVDATRLRQILINLLGNAVKFTEIGGVVLKVSAAQASPQKTKLEFIITDTGIGISEEQKSHLFQSFWQGESNSTRRYGGTGLGLRITKSLLDLMGGEIEVQSKLGVGTEFRFVIECSAEGQTPNQMVALENELDKDFVSNRNHPKLNEISPKILVVEDNEMNRNLLKRMILKYIPKAKIVEAVDGLEGVRFFRDLIPDLVFMDVQMPNMDGLEAVTEIRKQPSGHSVPIVALTAGALYEERKKCFDVGMDQFLTKPIDILALNQILFHYLNQ is encoded by the coding sequence ATGGAAAATTTAATTCCGAGCGAGGTGTATTCTTCGCTAATTTTACAATATCTCTATGACGCAGTAATTGTCACAGATATGGAATTCCGAATCATAAATTGGAATTTAGCCGCTGAACGTATTTATGGATTCACGGCAAAAGAAGTGATCGGACAATCTACCGTTTCCATTTTAAAAACGGAACAAAATGAAACCACAAGAGAAGGTCGGATTTCGGAACTCCAAACCAAGGGAATTTGGCAAGGCGAAGTATACCAATACAACAAAAATTTGCAGAAATTGAAAATTCGATCTGCAGCCAGTTTTTTAAAAGATAAATCTGGACAAACAATTGGACTGATTGCGATCAACCGTGACATTACGGAAGAAAGTAAGTTCCAAGAAGAACTGGCAGATCGCGAAGAACGATTCCGCATGAGTTTTGATAATGCTGGAGTTGGAGTTTGTCTTCTGGATTTAGATGGACGTTTTGTCAGAGTGAATAAAAAACTAGAATCGATGTTAGGTTACGAATCATACGAACTCATCGGACGAAGGTCAAATGAGTTTGCTTATGAAGAAGACAAACAAGTTTTTGATTCATTTCGAGAATTGGCCCTCAGTGGTTCGAAAGAGAATATGATTTATGAAAAACGGTTTTTTTCGAAAAATCAAAATATTTTGTGGGTGGAGATTTCTAATACTTTAGTGAAGGATCGAAGTGGAAAACCTTCCTATTTTGTAGTTCACTTAAACGATATTACAGATCGAAAAAATGCTGAGTTACATCTTCTCAATGCCAAAAAAGAAGCGGAAAGGGCCAATCAAGCAAAATCAGAATTTGTTGCGAATATGAGTCACGAGATTCGGACTCCTTTGAATGGAGTGATCGGGTTTAATGAATTATTACTAACTACTAATTTAACTTCAGACCAGAGGGAGTATGTGCAAAATGCAATCAGCAGTGCACACGGACTTTTGGGTATCATCAATGATATTTTGGATTTTTCAAAAATTGAAGCTGGAAAATTGGTTTTGAATGAAGTGACATCCAGTTTGGAACAAATCATCAACGATTCGTTAGGTGTTCTCAAATGGAAAGCCAATGAAAAGGGAATTGATCTCAAACTCGAAGTTGGACTTGAATTGCCAAAAATTATTTTGGTAGATGCGACTAGGTTACGCCAGATTCTAATTAATCTGCTTGGGAATGCTGTGAAATTCACAGAAATAGGCGGAGTTGTATTAAAAGTGAGTGCGGCCCAAGCCTCACCCCAAAAAACAAAATTGGAATTTATCATTACCGATACTGGAATCGGAATTTCGGAAGAACAAAAATCTCATCTTTTTCAATCCTTTTGGCAAGGAGAATCTAATTCAACAAGAAGGTATGGCGGGACTGGTCTTGGGCTTCGCATCACAAAATCTTTGTTAGATTTGATGGGAGGAGAAATTGAGGTCCAATCCAAATTGGGAGTTGGAACAGAATTTCGATTTGTGATTGAATGTAGTGCTGAGGGGCAAACTCCAAACCAAATGGTGGCTTTGGAAAATGAACTAGATAAGGATTTTGTTTCCAATAGAAACCACCCAAAACTAAATGAAATTTCACCAAAAATTTTGGTGGTAGAAGACAATGAAATGAATCGTAACCTGCTAAAACGTATGATTCTGAAATACATCCCCAAAGCCAAAATTGTGGAAGCCGTGGATGGACTCGAGGGAGTTCGTTTCTTCCGTGATTTAATTCCTGATTTAGTTTTTATGGATGTTCAAATGCCAAATATGGATGGATTAGAAGCAGTCACAGAAATTCGCAAACAACCATCTGGTCATTCCGTTCCCATTGTTGCACTCACCGCAGGTGCCTTGTATGAAGAACGAAAAAAATGTTTTGATGTGGGAATGGACCAATTTTTGACCAAACCGATCGATATTTTAGCCCTCAATCAAATTCTATTTCACTATTTGAATCAATAG
- a CDS encoding sigma-70 region 4 domain-containing protein, with protein sequence MLPRILDEKILPLIAEARANHDLNIVKEQLPIWMVDRLAKKRKITEDESCEMVVTILEVFPKMWILSLNYHITNVLGFFVTYAFNQYRNRFRRTEISESGELYLQLWNYDLPANEENPIDILDIENPLKAELEKLPALTALVLSLQFDLPMKQNLKQLLLWKLRETNHDIDIFYRDLDEKRLRQRQILSRLSGMITRYTRKLYEATDQNRRKWYLKQKKLWILRRTKTIDRSFLSEREIAKVLGISRKAVRNHLSQGKHQLRRAGKDLLYYA encoded by the coding sequence ATGTTACCAAGAATACTAGATGAAAAAATTTTACCTTTGATCGCAGAAGCAAGAGCCAATCATGATCTTAATATTGTGAAAGAACAATTACCTATCTGGATGGTAGACCGGTTGGCTAAAAAAAGGAAAATTACGGAAGATGAAAGTTGTGAGATGGTAGTGACGATTTTGGAAGTATTTCCCAAAATGTGGATTTTGAGTCTTAACTACCATATAACCAATGTTCTTGGCTTTTTTGTTACTTATGCCTTCAATCAGTATCGGAATAGGTTCCGTCGGACTGAAATTTCTGAGTCGGGGGAGTTGTATTTACAACTATGGAACTATGATCTCCCGGCCAATGAGGAGAATCCAATCGACATTTTAGACATTGAAAACCCGCTGAAGGCGGAATTGGAAAAGTTACCAGCCCTAACGGCACTCGTTTTGTCCTTACAGTTTGATTTGCCAATGAAACAGAATCTAAAACAACTCTTGCTTTGGAAGTTACGTGAAACAAACCATGACATTGATATTTTTTATCGGGATCTAGATGAGAAACGGTTGCGACAGCGCCAAATTTTATCCCGACTTTCAGGGATGATTACGAGGTACACACGCAAACTCTATGAAGCAACGGATCAGAATCGGCGGAAATGGTATCTCAAACAAAAGAAACTCTGGATTTTACGAAGAACAAAAACAATCGATCGCAGTTTTCTTTCGGAGCGAGAGATTGCAAAGGTCTTAGGAATTTCCAGAAAGGCAGTTCGCAACCATTTGTCACAGGGAAAACATCAACTCCGAAGGGCCGGCAAAGATTTATTGTACTATGCATAA
- a CDS encoding Nramp family divalent metal transporter: MRRFPFLAYLGPGLLYAGAAVGVSHLVQSTRAGAVYGYGLLFVVLFANLIKYPFFVVGTRYTIITGKSLLDGYESLGRLPVWIFFLISVGTMCIIVATITLVTSGLFSNLLGISMEPWLLCSIILIFCFLLLAIGKFAALDGLMKWIVVLLTISTIVAMVLSFYAGIPKLETAGKTFSISELGDVAFLIALMGWMPIPIEAAVWQSDWTLAKKTPDGKLPPMKYAMIDFNIGYIGTTLLAVCFLALGANMMYNTGAEFSSQAVSFASELVKLYTTAIGSWSYPIILIAAFFTMFSTTLTCFDAYPRVVSNASRRLFKSLEKFPTEKLYWYWILLVGVGSILILLFFRTNMKSLVDFATTVSFLNAPVLALIHHLI, translated from the coding sequence ATGAGACGATTTCCTTTTTTAGCTTATCTTGGTCCAGGCCTTCTTTATGCAGGAGCTGCCGTTGGTGTTTCCCATCTTGTGCAATCGACTCGGGCTGGTGCCGTATATGGATACGGATTACTTTTCGTTGTTCTATTTGCTAATTTGATCAAATATCCTTTTTTTGTCGTCGGAACCAGATATACCATCATTACCGGTAAATCGTTGTTAGATGGGTATGAATCATTGGGTCGACTGCCAGTGTGGATTTTTTTTCTAATTTCCGTTGGAACAATGTGTATTATAGTCGCTACTATAACGCTTGTCACATCAGGATTATTTTCCAATCTTCTTGGTATTTCAATGGAACCTTGGTTACTTTGTTCCATAATTCTAATATTCTGTTTTCTTTTACTTGCGATTGGTAAATTTGCTGCTTTAGACGGCCTTATGAAATGGATAGTCGTTTTGTTAACCATTTCAACTATCGTTGCCATGGTCCTTTCCTTTTATGCAGGAATTCCCAAATTAGAAACAGCCGGAAAAACTTTTTCAATTTCGGAACTTGGAGACGTAGCCTTCCTAATTGCCCTTATGGGTTGGATGCCAATTCCTATTGAAGCTGCGGTATGGCAGTCAGATTGGACCTTAGCGAAAAAAACACCCGATGGCAAACTTCCTCCTATGAAATATGCGATGATCGATTTTAATATTGGTTATATTGGGACAACCTTACTTGCTGTTTGTTTTTTGGCACTCGGTGCAAACATGATGTACAATACGGGAGCGGAGTTTTCTTCACAGGCAGTGAGTTTTGCTTCAGAACTTGTTAAGTTGTATACAACGGCCATTGGTTCCTGGTCTTACCCCATTATTTTGATTGCTGCATTTTTTACAATGTTCTCTACAACACTGACTTGTTTTGATGCTTATCCCAGGGTGGTTTCTAACGCAAGCCGCAGATTGTTCAAATCGTTGGAAAAATTTCCCACTGAAAAATTGTATTGGTATTGGATCCTTCTTGTAGGTGTGGGTTCCATTTTGATTTTGCTTTTTTTTAGAACCAATATGAAGAGTTTGGTGGATTTTGCGACTACAGTTTCTTTTTTGAATGCGCCAGTGCTTGCTCTTATTCATCATTTGATTTGA
- a CDS encoding STAS domain-containing protein — MKIKVTSKNDVHIIKIEGAIKAGNEFELSEKIEQYIKKGQVPKFIIDLKKVPFINSAGLGTFLNIYKHIDGLNGRLVFANLNSDIENLMEITKLSSVFEIYKTLEEAEDSFEY, encoded by the coding sequence ATGAAAATCAAAGTTACTAGTAAAAACGACGTGCACATCATTAAAATTGAAGGTGCCATCAAAGCCGGAAATGAGTTCGAGCTGTCTGAAAAGATTGAACAGTACATCAAAAAAGGCCAAGTCCCTAAGTTTATTATAGATTTGAAAAAGGTTCCTTTCATCAACTCCGCTGGATTAGGAACGTTTCTAAATATTTATAAACACATCGACGGCCTGAATGGTAGACTTGTATTTGCGAACTTAAATTCCGATATCGAGAACCTAATGGAAATTACAAAACTTTCTAGCGTTTTCGAGATTTATAAAACTCTGGAAGAGGCTGAAGACTCCTTCGAATATTAA
- a CDS encoding FAD-binding oxidoreductase, translated as MLDNNKKLETNILNSVVGFKEAVLKKEELETNGSNFKEEKGLVREKINSLHPKRLKLRVEEIRVDTPSTKTLKMVSVDGKKLPPFQAGQYINLFVSLSGVLTARPYSISSSPKDLNSYELTIKRAEGGFVSPYLLDEVKIGQEFESTGPMGSFHHNPLFHGLDLVFLAGGSGIAPAMSMLKSFLSSDENFRFHIIYSNSYEDDVIFIEELRNLAAAHPNFILTEFLSREVSPNFKGYRGRLDYKTLQTLLQNPPSKMYYVCGPTPFNEHVAKLLFELGVRSGRILIESNGPPARPDTMDGWPNSVLPTKEVKIKVGNNQAFQAKVGEPLLNSLERNGYFTENACRSGECSLCRVKLKSGEVFSPQEAKIRKSDKKFGWIHSCVAFPVTDIEIQL; from the coding sequence ATGTTAGATAACAACAAAAAATTAGAAACAAACATTTTGAACTCTGTGGTTGGGTTTAAGGAAGCAGTTTTAAAAAAAGAGGAGCTTGAAACAAATGGCTCAAACTTTAAAGAAGAGAAAGGCCTTGTCCGAGAAAAAATAAATAGCCTTCATCCAAAACGACTAAAACTACGTGTAGAAGAAATTCGAGTGGATACTCCTTCCACAAAAACCTTAAAAATGGTCTCTGTCGATGGTAAAAAATTGCCTCCCTTCCAAGCAGGACAGTACATCAATTTATTTGTTTCTCTTTCGGGTGTCTTGACTGCGAGACCTTATTCGATTTCTTCTTCACCAAAAGATCTAAACTCGTATGAATTGACCATCAAACGAGCAGAAGGTGGTTTTGTGAGTCCTTATCTATTAGATGAAGTTAAGATTGGACAAGAATTTGAATCTACAGGACCAATGGGTTCTTTTCATCACAATCCTCTTTTTCATGGTTTGGATCTGGTATTCCTTGCTGGTGGATCAGGGATTGCACCCGCGATGAGTATGTTAAAATCGTTTTTATCTTCAGACGAAAACTTTCGATTCCATATTATCTACTCTAATAGTTATGAAGATGATGTTATTTTTATTGAGGAACTTCGTAACTTAGCTGCTGCCCATCCAAACTTTATTTTGACCGAGTTCCTTTCTCGGGAAGTCAGTCCTAATTTTAAAGGATACCGTGGTCGATTGGATTATAAAACATTACAAACCTTACTGCAAAATCCTCCATCTAAGATGTATTATGTCTGTGGCCCCACTCCTTTTAATGAACATGTAGCAAAACTTCTTTTTGAACTTGGAGTGAGATCGGGACGGATCTTAATCGAAAGTAATGGCCCACCTGCAAGACCCGATACAATGGATGGTTGGCCGAATTCGGTTCTTCCAACGAAAGAAGTGAAGATCAAAGTAGGAAACAACCAAGCTTTCCAGGCGAAAGTTGGAGAGCCACTCCTGAATAGTTTAGAAAGAAATGGATATTTTACAGAAAATGCCTGTCGATCGGGCGAATGTAGTTTGTGCAGAGTGAAACTGAAATCAGGAGAAGTATTCAGTCCCCAAGAAGCCAAAATTCGCAAGTCCGATAAAAAGTTTGGATGGATTCACTCTTGTGTTGCCTTTCCTGTTACCGATATAGAGATTCAACTATAA
- a CDS encoding Na+/H+ antiporter NhaC family protein, which produces MFFSLSPLFYLILSILFFRFVWIVPYPHPLALLVAGLIAFLQRRYRKSVFLKSSFRKNFFSVLPAMEILFFVGMLIASWAYSGVLLTMIQAGILFLQPDYFLPSLAVVAAIAAMVSGSSWTTAGTLGVALMGVAEVISFPGTMAAGAIVSGCYFGDKLSPLSDTTNLASSLTHVPIWKHIQHMLKTTCISFGIAILGFYILNLYVLNSHANAELSLKPGLIFSLPSSSILWIKLIPVILVFGSSFFKLHIRISLILGIVSAIGFSIVELGIQWQIWETLVFGFESNTGNEVLDRFLSGGGVVAILPTEILILSAVWFGAVVEGYGYLNEILIKIKIWAKDKWDILLSTMATSFLLNLVTADQYLSLVIPARAFRSLAEENSIPEKDISRSLEDSGTITSPLIPWNSCGAFMSTSLGISVMSFFPFAFFNLFHVILSVSLLLIEKNKFKSS; this is translated from the coding sequence ATGTTTTTTTCGCTCTCTCCGCTTTTTTATTTAATTCTTTCGATTCTTTTTTTTCGATTTGTATGGATTGTTCCATACCCTCATCCTCTAGCTTTGTTGGTTGCTGGTCTCATTGCTTTTTTGCAACGAAGGTATCGAAAGTCTGTATTTTTAAAATCATCTTTTCGCAAAAATTTTTTCTCTGTATTACCGGCAATGGAGATTCTTTTTTTTGTTGGCATGCTCATCGCATCTTGGGCTTATTCAGGAGTACTTTTAACAATGATTCAGGCAGGAATTTTGTTTTTGCAGCCTGATTATTTTTTGCCTTCGTTGGCAGTTGTTGCAGCCATTGCCGCTATGGTTTCTGGTTCTTCTTGGACCACTGCTGGTACATTGGGTGTTGCACTCATGGGAGTTGCCGAAGTCATTTCGTTTCCAGGAACGATGGCAGCTGGAGCTATTGTTTCAGGCTGTTATTTTGGAGATAAATTGTCCCCTCTTTCTGATACAACCAATTTGGCATCCAGTTTAACTCATGTTCCTATCTGGAAACATATCCAACATATGTTAAAGACAACATGCATTAGTTTTGGGATTGCTATATTAGGGTTTTATATTTTAAATCTTTACGTTTTGAATTCTCATGCGAATGCGGAATTATCTTTAAAACCGGGACTTATTTTTTCTCTACCTTCTTCCAGTATTTTATGGATCAAGTTAATTCCTGTGATTCTTGTCTTCGGGTCTTCATTTTTTAAATTGCATATTAGGATTTCATTGATACTTGGAATTGTATCAGCCATTGGATTTAGTATAGTTGAACTTGGTATCCAATGGCAGATTTGGGAAACATTAGTTTTTGGTTTTGAATCAAATACTGGCAACGAGGTTTTGGATCGGTTTTTAAGTGGGGGAGGCGTGGTTGCAATTCTTCCTACGGAAATACTAATACTTTCAGCTGTTTGGTTTGGTGCGGTTGTGGAAGGATATGGTTATTTGAACGAAATACTAATCAAAATCAAAATTTGGGCAAAGGACAAATGGGACATACTTCTTTCGACTATGGCAACATCGTTCCTTTTGAATTTAGTAACGGCAGACCAATACTTATCGCTTGTAATTCCTGCTCGTGCCTTCCGAAGTTTAGCTGAGGAAAATTCCATTCCAGAAAAAGACATCTCGCGTTCATTAGAGGATTCTGGAACCATCACATCACCACTAATTCCTTGGAATAGCTGCGGTGCTTTTATGTCTACTTCGCTCGGAATTTCTGTAATGTCGTTTTTCCCTTTTGCTTTTTTTAATTTATTTCATGTGATACTTTCAGTCTCACTTCTGTTAATCGAAAAAAATAAATTTAAAAGTTCGTAG